The sequence CGGGCGAGCTTGGGAAaaaaggcgaaggcagaggagcgaAGAAGGGTCAGAAGGCTCTCGAAGATGAGACTACGGAGGTCAACGAGGAAAGCGGCAGAACGTCGCGGAAGTCGGGCGGGAAGAAGTCTCGAAGACCATCCACCACGCCGCGACTCGACATCTCGAGTGAGTCGGGCGCACCTTCCAGTGCATCTGTGAACGAAGCGATCCCACACTCGCTCACACTCGCTGCTCTGAAGTTCAGACACCACAGGTGTAGCGAGGGCCGTCGATGAAAGAAGGTTCACAGTTTGATGGCGGGAACTGGACATGTCGCTACCAGTCACATTCAGAGTGTAGCGATCAAAGTCAGTGAGGCCGTGCGACTCAGGGTTCCATCAAGAAACATGTTTGCGTCTCCTTCCGTTGTTCGCTGTGAAGGGTGCATTCCACGCGGCGGCAAAGGCTTCTTTTTTCCCGTGTTTTTGGCCTGTCGCAGCTGCCCGTCGTGTGCATAGCCCTCGCGCGACGATTCCTCTCAAACAGGGCCCTAATGCCCAGCAGCATATGCTTGAGGAAGTGATGATTTCCACGCAGTCTTCGGCGCGCGAATATGACTGAGGAAAAGCCGAAtctgcgaggcgcttcgACTGGCGTGCCTCGTCGTGACGCTAAACGGCCGAGTCGCAGCCTCTCGATTGCCGCCGGGTCAAACGACGCGGCATCCTCTCGCGTTTTTATCTTTTCCCGCTGTCGGCGATCTTCTTCCGGTTTCGCATCGAATGGCCGAGCGAGAAGCCAGtctggagggcgcgagcctcTCAACCCACCAAAAGCCCCCTCACCCCTAGTCCCCCGTGAAGCGGAATACGTGCGTTGGCGTCCTTGacgctcgccctctgctcCCTCGATCGCTCGCGGCTAGGGCGAAAATGCAAGTCGGGGGGGCCAGTTTTATTCGGATTTACAACAACCTCGTCCCACCTGTTCGGGCCTGCTTTCAGGCTTATGCATGCATATTCGATAAATGTGTACATATGCATCTGTTCAGATACAGCCGAAAGCGTATGTACATGTCCAGGCTTATACATGTTTTGTCGTCTGTCTTCAGCCCGCGACCACGCTTTGTTTCATGCGGGCTCGGCGTGCCGAACGTCTGCGCGGTCCTCTACCAGTGTTTCTGTATTCCCGCCATGTACTTTGCCAATGAAGAGACAGGTTCTTCTTCTTGGACACGCAAAAAACTAATGGGCTGCGAACACGCCGCCTGCTCTTGCTGGCCGCCGCAAAGCTCCCCTTTCAACACAACTGACCTCGAGGGACGCGTTTATGCGTAcctgatatatatatatatatatatatatatatatatatatatatatatatatatatatatatatatatgtagtgAAACAACAGTCCCACGACCCCTGGTGAAGTGCCCTTAGAGCCAGCTGCagaatatatatgtgtaaaTGGTGGTGTGGTTGACGGGGTCCTAAAGGCATGACCACAAGCTATACCTCGCATACGCtactctctctctgctcgacGTCCCAGTTCAGCTTGTCTGCATGTCTGTTGTCACGGGCACTCAGAGCCGTCCATAAATAGAACTCGAAGAGCCAGTTCTGGAAGTGAGCTGAAGGTATTTTTTAGGCCAATGGTTTAGGGGTTGGGACAAGCGAAGCCAATGCAACCAGCACAGGTGGTCAGATGACATCTCATCCACGAACACAAGCGCGAAAACACTCCCGCGCGCGCATAGTTAGCCTCTCAgcctgtgtgtgcgtgccCACTGACTAGCCAGCCACCATccagcttcttcgccgcccaCGAACCACGAAATGGAAAAGTCTCCTGCGAAGCGTCAGTTTCGGgggccgcgagcgacgcgtttccgtctcgctctctcatctctcgcttcgccttctcctctgctttACTTTTTTTTCTGGTTTTTTGTGTCCTTGCCCTCTCCGCGAGCGTGGTGTTATGTGTCTCCCTCTAGTTTCGCTCGATGCTCGCCAGAGGCCCCCCTCTCCGCGGGCTGCCCCAAGGCGCCACTGTCCATTCCAAGTCGATGCTAGTTACCGTTCCTCGAACTCAGCTATTCTCTGCCGCCCCTCCGGCCTGCATTTGGCCGCTAGGGCGGCGGATGCGATGCACAGAGCCGTCACCAGGACACACGCGCAGCTCCCTGCATCGCATTCGATTCACCCTTTGATGATGGAAAAAGAGGCTGTGCGCCCGCGATGCTTGCGGCGCTGGACGCTCGGCAGCATGACACGCGCGACACAGGCCTCTAAAAACCGTTTGGAGACGCTCCGACGCAGCCATACGTGGAGCCGCAGGGAACGCAGCGCGGAAGAGGTCTTCTCACCccatgcatgcagagcgaCGCCCTCTCGCGGCCACCAACAACCTGCCGAAGCGTCACCAACCTTTCGACCAAAAATAAAACCCGACAGCCGACAAGCGCGCATACACCACATCGAGGCATGCAGATACACACACTCTCACACAAAAAAATAACTTTGTCAATttgtcgcgtctgcgtgcaaATTTGTGCCGGAAGGCGGCGTAGGTGCTGCGTGGAGTGTGTGCACACCGCAGACCCAAACATAGCCAGATTGAATACAAAGCACAGTTTGAAGTATTGATTACGCATGTCAGTGATTATAATACACCAATCCTCACGAACCCAACAAGCCTCCGCTCCTACGCCCTCTACTCTCTTTGCttcccgcctcgcggcggcagcgaatcCCCCTACAAATCCCTCCAGGCATCTTGTACTGCGCCAAGTCTATTCCTCGACCGGCGCACGAATTCCTGCTTCTCGAGTTCGGCGCCAAGCGCTCtacttctccttctcctctgtcttcttgtcttccgcggcgtcctccgccttaCCGTCGGCCTTCTCACTCTTGGCATCgaccttctccgccttcgcgtccgcctTCTCAGTCTTCGCGTCCGCTTTGTCGCACtttgcgtctttcttctcggcCTTCGCTCCCTTCTTCTGGTCGTGCTTGGGTTCCTtctccttttccttcttgctcgcgcaggccgccggcaCGGTGGAGGCCACCGACGCCGTCAGCGAgaacgcggaaggcgaaggcgtggAAAGCGCTGCGGGGAAGGAGGAgcccgcaggcaggcgcgcgaaggacagcgacggcgacgcgagagcaAACAGCAGCGGAGAAGTCACCGCGCTCGCCGGACGCAGATTCGGCGACGCCTTGCCGTCGCAGTTCTGCGAGGAAAACtcgacacagagagagaactAGACTTCGCGTTGCGTTGCGAAAAGGTGAAACCACCAATTCTTTTAATATTTGTTTAGACCACTGAGACATGGAGAGCAATTTCGAAAAAAATTCAACTAAAAATAGAAGAATTTTGTCTCCTTTCAGACAAAATTAGACGACAAACGCAGATCACGAGAGACCGTGAAGACCCCAGTAAGGGCTTCCACGGAAACAAAAAGTTGAAACTTACTCTGAGGACAGTCTGGAAGTCCTTGTACTGGAAGGCGACGTTCCCCTTGGATGCGCACAGCTGCGCCAACTTGTCGCTGCAGACACCAGCCGCCAAACGCaagcgagaaaaacgcgTGCTGCCCTGCAGAGCGCGCAGACACAACGCGTTTGTGCAACTGCACTAAACGGCATATACGAAGTCTGGAGATGTAGCGCAGTTCTCTTCTGGGCTGGAGAAAGTGCGCCTACAGACCCACATATGTACATACTCCCAAAAAACATTTAAAAATACAAAAAACACACAAATACAAATACATCTAATATAACGGAGAAGTCAGGAAGCAATTCGAGTACGCACCCGACGCGTCGCTGGGCCTCGGGGTTGTGACCGCCTTCAGTCCAGAGGGAGACCACGAACTCCTTCAGCTTCGATtggaggacgacgccgacgaccTCAGGCATTTCGAAGGCCTCACCGATGCAGGCGAGCACCTGAGAaaccgcagacacacacgaaaACTTGAAGTCGGTCAAAGGTATCGGCCGCGAAGCCAGACAGTGCCGCGAGAGTCCCTCTGCGGTGATCAACCCTCCAGCCTGCCGGGGGACAGGGCCCAAGCGCAACCCCACAATTGAGCGACGCACATGCTCAGCCGCTCTCTCTATCCTCGCGCCTCAAACATGTAGTCAATCAATGTTTTGCCTAAGCAAACAAGCGTAGACTCCTTCCAAACGATACGACTAGGCATCTCTCTGACCTTGAGGCGTGcgtcccgccgcgccgcacatTCGTGCGGACTGACATGCGACGTGGCCTGATGGGCGCCTCTTCACACGCCTAGCGACACGTCCACGCGTGTTGATCTGCGCATGTAGGAAACCATGAGTAAAATacgtgtatgtgtatatcaTTGAACCATAAAAAAACGCGAGCCGGCGGACGGCCTTGACCTACCAGCGTCTCCCAAACGCTTTCGACTGTGCGCGCGGCTTGTCCGGCCTTCTTCACGCGCAACTCCCAGCAGCCGCCTGTCGGGAAGCACTGTGCAGAGCaaagaaaaaacacacacCGCCAGAAAACGTGCCGCCCCGAATAAGAAATTCCCTCTCCTGTCTGTCTCGTTGACGCGCGCCTCTACTCCTCTACTCACACAAGCCAAGTTTCTGTGCGGCTTGAGCTCGActcacgcgcacgcggcgcaccGCAGCAACTGCCCGCGGGTGTcaaacgcagacgacgaggacgcgcatgcgcctgcgcggagagTCTCCTCGCTTACCTCCCAAAGAGGCCAGCAGCCTTTGCGGAAGAGCTGAAGCAGCCACTCGCCAGGCAGGTCCGACGCGCGCGTGAAGCAGCGCCAGTatctgcagagacacactTGCCACGCAATAGGGAAAAATTATACTAGAGAATATAGAAGATACCGAGCGCGTGCGTTCCCCCACTCCCGCGCGACGACCGACTCgggctccagcgcggcggctcccaCGCCAGAAAGTGCAAAACACGAAACGCAGTAATTTGCACAAGACGCATCCgagtctcgccgcgcggcgcaccTGTAGAATCCCTCGATGGTGAAGAAGCAGTCGAAggcacgcaggcgcgaggcgtAGACGCGCGTGGACTCGGGGAAGCCGGCGAGGGACAAGTCCCTGTGGGGGTCGACTGGGCCTTGCTTGCGGTCGTAGAACCAGAAGCGCCAATATGTCTCCAGCGCGTGCTCATTCGAAGGCACGTCTGCCTTCTTCACGCGAATTTGCTGCGCAAGAAAACAAAACACACGACACTGGAGGGTCGTATGGTGGAGCGAGCGAGGTCGGGGCAGCGAAGATGAAAAGGCCCGTTTCCTTCCAACTGGCGTCagccggagagagaggcaccgCACGCTGCGCACAGGAGAGCAAGctgagagaaaaggaaagacAGACACGTGGGGAAGGCCGCCTGTGTGTCGAGAAGAGAGACTTACTCCATGTGTCGGTctgggctgcagcagcttcttgcgttccttcctcgcgggcgtcCGCGGACCCAGCACGGGCGTGGAGAGAAGACTGCCGTCGCCCTTCCGCTCGCGGGGACCGAGCGTAGGGGTGGAGAGGACGcttccgtcgcctctctttctctctctggggCCAAGTGCCGGCGAAGCCTGGACGCTGGagtcgcctcgcttcttctcctttctGCCAGACACCTTTGGAGAGCTGCGGAAATCCGACTTTGgacccgcgagcgcgtccgcCGGGTGCGCGCCCGACTCAAGCACGCGCTTCTCAGTCTCCTTGCCACTCTTGTCGTCGGCCCCCATCTTCTCGTTCTTCGAGGCAGACAGCTCTCTCTTTGCTGCTttgtcttccttctcgccgctcttcttttccttcttcttctcgtgcttttctccctcttttgtttcctccgtcgcttcctcctcggtgttcgcctcctccctcttcaCGACGTGTGAGTCCTTTTCCTGCACGGCCTTCACTTTTCCCTTCCGctgctcttcggcgtctggcgcagcggttctcttctcttcggTCTGGGTGCCTGGAGGGGCctgtcgcgcgtccgcgtttGGCAAGGGATCTGAGAGCGAGTCGACTACCTCTGCAACGTCTCGCCTGGCGTTCATCGTTCCCTGCCCGATGTCGCGCACAAATGCGAACCGATCGAACGGGGAGAAGagccgcgagaagaagagtgCAGAGAAGCTGGGGGTTGGGGAACTAACTTTCACCATCAACgacacgagagagaaagagcaacagcagaagaggcggagagagataGACACGGCACCGAgtccgcagcgcgagaagcatACAGAAGACCTGCAGAGTGAAGGGACGACTTCGCTTCCTAAAAAGCcgagcggggcggcgcgacagacCGAGCGCGGAAGACCGGAACAAGACGCAGCGACGGGCCAAGACCCAAGACGCCTGACACCGCCGACAACGACGCGGCGGGTTTCTGCTCAAAGCGACAGAGAAACAGGCTTCGCCAGCCAGGCTGTCCAAAGGGAAAACCAGACAGAGACTggaggcgctgaagcgcgAAACGGGGCAGTGCGACGTGGCCTCGGCGGCTTTCGCGACGGCGCACGCCTGTCTACGGCGCCAGATGGAAAACCGACCCCGGCGGATTCCTGCGCGGGAGTGCAGGCAGACGAGCGCGAGAACGACATGAAACGCAAGGGCAAAACAGCCTGTGGGGGGGCTTGCGGCAGAGAGAATTGCGCGGAAAAGAGGGTCGATatcctgtctccgccgtctcgaTACTCTCGCGCAGGCTGCAGCGGAACCGGGAGATCGGCGTGATCacgcggcgcacacgcgcgcctgccgaaAATCCTGCCGCTCCTTGCCGTTCGTCGGGTTCTTGGGCGGGGGCTGGAGAGAAAGCGCTTTtcctgcgaaggcggaggcgaaatTCGCAAAAAACACGACTGAAGTGACTCACAGGCCGCTATCTGTCTTCAGCGGTCAGTCAAGGACCCAAAGGGCAACTGCCCccggtgggggggggggtctcCGCGAAAACCCGGTGCCCGTGCGCCGCGATTTTCGCGGACAGGAAACAGACAGGCGCATGCGAAACAGCGCTGCGACCTTTCGCGCGACATGCGGAGCGATGACTCTCCAGCCTCACTCGCTGTTGGCCTtgacgcgaaaaaaagagagcCCGCCCTTCGCCAGTTCGCGAAATCAAGTTGAATCGCGTGTCTGGCGCCCAAGCGAAACGCGAGAAATCTCCAACGGTCGCGGACGGCCGAGGctcaggtgtacgtacaccctAGCGCCCGACCGGGGGAactctcgcgctccttcgccgctttGGCCCCACAGTCTGAATGAAGAGCGAGAAAATACGATAACGCGCTGTTGTTTCTTGTGCtaagaagaagaaagacttCTTCTCTAACGGAATCAGAGCAGACGAcggagcgagaggcagagccgcggcgctgtgcTGCAAAAAATTCCCCATACGCTGCTCGATGCTCAGAGCCAATCGGACCTCGATTGCACAACCGGCGACCAACACCGGGAGAAACCTTCCTGGTCTCCACACGTCTCCGATTTTTCGTCTCGACTCCTCTCTTCAGCTGCGCAGTCTCCCTGCTGCGTCTAGTGGAGCCAGTCTCTCGCCcatgcgcagcgcgcccgcgcctttcTGCTCTTCATTTCTCGCGCGCTGAACTCATCTGCTTCCTTGTCGAGGCGTGCCTAGCCTTTCGGTTGAAGTCGCGGCTTTCACCATGAAGAAGAAGATCCGGAAGAGCGTGGAGGAAGCGCCGGGCTCGGCAGTGGACAgcgtcggcgaagaagcgtTCGTCGACTCAGAGATGAACGGCGTCGACGTTCAGCaaggagcagctgcggagtCTGCAGATCTTGGCGTGTCGATTCGGGAcaagaagcgaaagaagcggcgaagccgcggagagcaggagggcggcgaagctTGCGACATAGATCACgtggaggcagagaaaagcgaaaagCCGCCGCGTCACCCCGGTGGAAAGCGGCCCTCCGCGActtccgcgaccgccgcggccgccgcctcgccgcgctcctcgtctcctggctcgccggtctccgcgccttcgtcgctcgcTGGAGCGTccaagcggaagaagacagctggcgacggcctcgcgccaggcgccgccctctcgcttCCTCAAAGACCCCCGAACCAAGCCTGTGCGTGgaagctcggcggcggcagcctcgtCCACCGTGCCGcagtcttcctctgcggaggaaaagttctctgcgcgcctcgcggggaGGCCTtcggctgcgaggcgactGCCGGCCCGCTGAGAAAACGCGagctctgcttcttctctgcagaaACCGGAAGGCTGCTCTACGTCACCCACGCCCACACAGACACAGTAAGCGAAGCAGGCTGAAAGGGTAACGCGCGGAAAGCCCCTGAACGTCGGAATCCCCGTCTGTGCGTGGGCTCCACTGTGCTCATACCGACGCATGCGGTTGTATACACGCATTCATCTTGCGTCTGTGTATGTATCGGCAGTCTTTCGGCGTGattcgccgtcctctccacCTCGCGGGACTTTCGATCGCGCGACTCGAGCTGGAACCCGAACATCCGGCCGAGACACGAtggccgctcgccttcgcacgTGATGAGTGCCTTGCCTCGGCTCGCTCTGCAGTAGTGATACATCTTTCTCTCTCATTTCTTTTCAGATTACATCGGTtgtggcgctgccgctgggcGCGTCACCGCATCTgcccgcgtcgctggcgctctccgcgtcgctcgacgGTTCGCTGTGCCTCTGGGAGGCGCCTTCTCAACCGCTGATGTCCATGGCCTCGGGTTACCTGCTGCACGAGCTGGAGGTCGGCGTGCCGATTTTGGCTGCCGCCTACGCACCAGGCACGCGCGAGGTGGTGCTGCTTGTTcagggcgaagcgcgcgcggcgccggtctACGCTGTTTATACActgccgctcggcgcgctgctggcgccgccggctaaggcgcggctggcgcctgcgcgcgcggaggcggcgccgaagtTCGCCCTGATGCCTGCGTTCCTTTTTTCGATTTCGCATCCGCCGACGGccttctgcgcgagcgcaAGCGGCAACTTCGTCGTCGTGGCTTCGGGAAAGCGGCTGTTGGTGTTCTCGCGCGAACtcggccgcctgctgctgctgcggcacgtCGACCGGCTCGTCCAGGTGTCTGTGCACCCGACCGACGACTTCGTGGTCGCCGGCGACCGCATCGGGCGGATACTCATCTTTTACTGTCTGAACGAcgtcgcggccttccttTCCGCGGGCCTCGAGGTCGCGGCacaggaggacgcggcggagcccctctcccccgcctcgcggcgtctccccgcgccgctgcatctctcgtcggcgctgcagcccgcctctgcgggcgcggcggcagcgagcaagcggacggccgctgcgtcttcgccctcctcgctgtcgccgctgaTTCTGCATTGGCATGCGCACGCGGTGACTTCCCTCGCATTCTCCGCGGACGGCGTGGTGCTTCTCtcgggaggcgagga is a genomic window of Besnoitia besnoiti strain Bb-Ger1 chromosome IV, whole genome shotgun sequence containing:
- a CDS encoding putative eukaryotic initiation factor-4E (encoded by transcript BESB_055850), translating into MVKVSSPTPSFSALFFSRLFSPFDRFAFVRDIGQGTMNARRDVAEVVDSLSDPLPNADARQAPPGTQTEEKRTAAPDAEEQRKGKVKAVQEKDSHVVKREEANTEEEATEETKEGEKHEKKKEKKSGEKEDKAAKRELSASKNEKMGADDKSGKETEKRVLESGAHPADALAGPKSDFRSSPKVSGRKEKKRGDSSVQASPALGPRERKRGDGSVLSTPTLGPRERKGDGSLLSTPVLGPRTPARKERKKLLQPRPTHGQIRVKKADVPSNEHALETYWRFWFYDRKQGPVDPHRDLSLAGFPESTRVYASRLRAFDCFFTIEGFYRYWRCFTRASDLPGEWLLQLFRKGCWPLWECFPTGGCWELRVKKAGQAARTVESVWETLVLACIGEAFEMPEVVGVVLQSKLKEFVVSLWTEGGHNPEAQRRVGDKLAQLCASKGNVAFQYKDFQTVLRNCDGKASPNLRPASAVTSPLLFALASPSLSFARLPAGSSFPAALSTPSPSAFSLTASVASTVPAACASKKEKEKEPKHDQKKGAKAEKKDAKCDKADAKTEKADAKAEKVDAKSEKADGKAEDAAEDKKTEEKEK